A stretch of Gorilla gorilla gorilla isolate KB3781 chromosome 9, NHGRI_mGorGor1-v2.1_pri, whole genome shotgun sequence DNA encodes these proteins:
- the LOC101150759 gene encoding olfactory receptor 5M10, with protein sequence MFSPNHTIVTEFILLGLTDDPVLEKILFGVFLVIYLITLAGNLCMILLIRTNSHLQTPMYFFLGHLSFVDICYSSNVTPNMLHNFLSEQKTISYAGCFTQCLLFIALVITEFYILASMALDRYVAICSPLHYSSRMSKNICISLVTVPYMYGFLNGLSQTLLTFHLSFCGSLEINHFYCADPPLIMLACSDTRVKKMAMFVVAGFTLSSSLFIILLSYLFIFAAIFRICSAEGRHKAFSTCASHLTIVTLFYGTLFCMYVRPPSGKSVEESKIIAVFYSFLSPMLNPLIYSLRNRDVILAIQQMIRGKSFCKIAV encoded by the coding sequence ATGTTCTCCCCAAACCACACCATAGTGACAGAATTCATTCTCTTGGGACTGACAGACGACCCAGTGCTAGAGAAGATCCTGTTTGGGGTGTTCCTGGTGATCTACCTAATCACGCTGGCAGGCAACCTGTGCATGATCCTGCTGATCAGGACCAATTCCCACCTGCAAACACCCATGTATTTCTTCCTTGGCCACCTCTCCTTTGTAGACATTTGCTATTCTTCCAATGTTACTCCAAATATGCTGCACAATTTCCTCTCAGAACAGAAGACCATCTCCTACGCTGGATGCTTCACACAGTGTCTTCTCTTCATCGCCCTAGTGATCACTGAGTTTTACATCCTTGCTTCAATGGCATTGGATCGCTATGTAGCCATTTGCAGCCCTTTACATTACAGTTCCAGGATGTCCAAGAACATTTGCATCTCTCTGGTCACTGTGCCTTACATGTATGGCTTCCTTAATGGGCTCTCTCAGACACTGCTGACCTTTCACTTATCCTTCTGTGGCTCCCTTGAAATCAATCATTTCTACTGCGCTGATCCTCCTCTTATCATGCTGGCCTGCTCTGACACCCGTGTCAAAAAGATGGCAATGTTTGTAGTTGCAGGCTTTACTCTCTCAAGCTCTCTCTTCATCATTCTTCTGtcctatcttttcatttttgcagCGATCTTCAGGATCTGTTCTGCTGAAGGCAGGCACAAAGCCTTTTCTACCTGTGCTTCCCACCTGACAATAGTCACTTTGTTTTATGGAACCCTCTTCTGCATGTACGTAAGGCCTCCATCAGGGAAGTCTGTAGAGGAGTCCAAAATAATTGCAGTCTTTTATAGTTTTTTGAGCCCAATGCTGAACCCATTGATCTATAGCCTACGGAACAGAGATGTAATCCTTGCCATACAACAAATGATTAGGGGAAAATCCTTTTGTAAAATTGCAGTTTAG